Genomic DNA from Alkalihalobacterium alkalinitrilicum:
TTGGTTAGAAAGCGTTGTTGAACGTAATCGCATCGGTGAAATCATTGTAGATAAACATGGGGCTACAACTGTACCTGGTTTATTTGCCGCAGGTGATTGTACTGATAGTGCCTATAATCAGATTATCATCTCGATGGGATCAGGAGCGACTGCAGCTTTAGGCGCTTTTGATTACCTCATCCGAAATTAATACAAAACATAAGAAAGTCGTTTTACTACTTATTAAGTGGTAAAACGACTTTTTCTATCATGAACGAAAGTACAATTCGTTTGTTTGTTTTCTAGATGGATAAAATGAATAAAAATATAGTTAGCTTAAAAAGATAGCTCCATAACAAACACCACCAAGGATCACAAGTGATGGGTGAACCTTCCATTTCTCAAGGAATAAGTACCCAACCACAATTAAAAAAACTGTATGCCAAGGACTTGTTTCTACAAAAGATAATTGAAGAAAACGGAATGCTAACACCCCTAGTAAAATTGCAATAGTCGGACGAATGAGTCCAGTCATTCTTTTCACCTTTGGAGATTCCTTAAACTTATATAAAATGCCAAGTAATACGATCATTAATATTAATGAAGGAGCAACAGTAGCAACTACCGCAACAACACTCCCAATCACTCCTGCAACTTCAAAACCAATATATCCTGCCATTTTCGTAGCAATAGGACCTGGCAGAGCATTCCCTAAAGCGAGCACTTCACTAAACTGTTCGACACTCATCCATTCATAACGATGAACCACTTCATATTCTACAAGGGGAATGGAAGCAGGACCACCTCCATAGCCAACGATGCCAGGAATGAAGAACGCAAGGAAAATCTCTAAATAAATCAACCTTGTACCTCCTTTTTATTCGAGGAACCGACTTGTTTATTGTTTTTCTTAAGTAAAGCAAAAAGTAATAATAACGCAATAATAATGGCAGGATGAACTCCAAGGATTTCAATAACAATTAAACTTACAAATAGTAATATAAGACTAATAGGCCAACCAAGGCTTTTTTTTGCATTCTTTAAAAAATCCCACGCTAGTACGAAAAGCATAACACTAACAATCGGAATGACACCTTGTGTGATACCCGCAACCCATGGTTGATCCTTATAAACTGAAAGTGAGGTTAACAAGAGGATCATTAAGAAAATCGTTGGTACAATTGAGGCGCTAACCGCTATGATTAATCCGATCAGACCTGCAACCCGATAACCGATATAACCTGCCATTTTTGTATTAATCGGACCAGGCAATGTATTGCCAAGCGCTAGCACATCTGCAAATTCATCTTCATTCATCCAGCCAAACGTGTCCACGACTTCTTTTTTTACGAGGGGAATGGCCGATGGTCCACCTCCAAAGCCAAGCATACCTGAACGAAAAAAAGCAATAAATAAATCAATCTGTGTTTTCATCATAATCCCTCTTTCCAATCGCTAAAGCAGTTGCTGTTTAATAACCCATTGCAGCTCCATCACCACGCGGGTCAGCTCCACCATATTTGACTCGAGAGTTCGGATCAATCTGAATAGCACCTGCATGCCCCATCACATCTGTAAATGCAGGCATTGTTTCAACATGATGCCCAAGCTCAGCTAATGATTGTTGAACTTCACTCGGAATGCGCGACTCTAACTTTAAACTATTCGAGCTCACTCCCCACGTACGACCGTATAACCAACGTGGCGCTTCGATCGCTTCTTGGACACTTCTTCCATAATCTACGATGCGTGTCACGAGCGCGGCCTGTGTTTGCGGTTGTCCTTCGCCTCCCATCGTCCCATAAACGAGAAATGGTTGATCATCAGCTAATAACATCGCTGGATTCAATGTATGGAATGTACGTTTATTCGGCTCAAGATGATTAATATGAGTTGGATCGAGTGAGAAAAAGCTGCCACGATTTTGTAGCAACACTCCTGTTCCTTTAGGAATAATACCAGAACCAAACTCATGATATATACTTTGAATAAAGGAAACCGCATTTCCATCTTTATCAACAACACCGAACCAGACTGTATCTCCCTTAGGATCAAGTTGCTTCTCATTTGTATAAGCACTAGTAAAATTTATTTTGCTAGCAAGTGTTTGCCCGTGCTGTGGCGAAAGCAGTTGATGAATAGGAATATCTAAAAAGTCAGGATCTGTCAGCCACTCGTCTCGATCTGAAAACGCCTGCTTCGTTGCCTCCACTATCAAATGATAATACTCGGCTGAATTTTCTTCGATATGAGTTAAATCAAATTGATTTAAAATGTTTAGAATAGATAGGGATGCCATACCTTGTGTATTCGGTGGTAAATTATAAGCTGTATATCCTCTGTAGTTCATAGAGAGCGGTTCCACCCAGTCCGAAACATGACCTGCAAAGTCTTTATCCGTAAGAACTCCTTCATGTTTCTGTATATCAGCAACCATTTGTTTCGAAATTGATCCATTATAAAAAGCATCTGCTCCGTTCTCCGCAATTCCTTCAAGCGTTAACGCAAGGTCAGTTTGCTTCATCACTTCTCCAGCCTTCCATGGCTCACCACTATTTGTAAAAATACGAGAAAACTCTGGAAATCTCTGGAGGTTACGATACGTTTGATCTTT
This window encodes:
- a CDS encoding chromate transporter, translated to MIYLEIFLAFFIPGIVGYGGGPASIPLVEYEVVHRYEWMSVEQFSEVLALGNALPGPIATKMAGYIGFEVAGVIGSVVAVVATVAPSLILMIVLLGILYKFKESPKVKRMTGLIRPTIAILLGVLAFRFLQLSFVETSPWHTVFLIVVGYLFLEKWKVHPSLVILGGVCYGAIFLS
- a CDS encoding chromate transporter — protein: MKTQIDLFIAFFRSGMLGFGGGPSAIPLVKKEVVDTFGWMNEDEFADVLALGNTLPGPINTKMAGYIGYRVAGLIGLIIAVSASIVPTIFLMILLLTSLSVYKDQPWVAGITQGVIPIVSVMLFVLAWDFLKNAKKSLGWPISLILLFVSLIVIEILGVHPAIIIALLLLFALLKKNNKQVGSSNKKEVQG
- the ggt gene encoding gamma-glutamyltransferase — protein: MGPLHINSYRPTTMSVNGMITTPHYLATQAGLRILQNGGNAMEAAIAAASTIAVVYPHMNTIGGDNFWLIFDAKKKKLSALNSSGRSSHQATIDFYKQRGFHTSIPVRGYLSANTVPGAVAGWAAVYQYSKENGLGTANWSDLLQSAISYAKEGYPVTPSQQYWTEVNLDRKDQTYRNLQRFPEFSRIFTNSGEPWKAGEVMKQTDLALTLEGIAENGADAFYNGSISKQMVADIQKHEGVLTDKDFAGHVSDWVEPLSMNYRGYTAYNLPPNTQGMASLSILNILNQFDLTHIEENSAEYYHLIVEATKQAFSDRDEWLTDPDFLDIPIHQLLSPQHGQTLASKINFTSAYTNEKQLDPKGDTVWFGVVDKDGNAVSFIQSIYHEFGSGIIPKGTGVLLQNRGSFFSLDPTHINHLEPNKRTFHTLNPAMLLADDQPFLVYGTMGGEGQPQTQAALVTRIVDYGRSVQEAIEAPRWLYGRTWGVSSNSLKLESRIPSEVQQSLAELGHHVETMPAFTDVMGHAGAIQIDPNSRVKYGGADPRGDGAAMGY